From Kiritimatiellales bacterium, a single genomic window includes:
- a CDS encoding sulfatase — protein sequence MKTSRILTTVFSGLFIAGAAGADEDARPNVLFIMSDDLRTALGCYGNRQVITPNIDQLASSGFVFRRSYCQMAVCNASRSSLLTGWRLDSLRFENSGNFRKNSPGIITLPQHFKNNGYHTIGIGKIFHGDDDEVMSWSEPWWTPDRSGYLKTWEERRAEGQKMGLSGERLRQFVRPVVECTDAADEEYKDGMIAGRALEVMRRVKDRPFFLAVGFSRPHLPFACPKKYWDLYDREKIKAAENRIRPDGIPDYTVNGPLEIESYGKVPVGADGRADISADQAKELTHGYYASVSFVDALVGKLLNELQRLGLDKKTIVVLIGDHGFHLGERGHWSKFTNYEVDAAAPLIVRAPSMKYSGYSTLAITEFVDIYPSLCELAGLPLPEQRLEGTSFVPLVNINPELPWKKAAFTQYNRPANHGGMIGRAVRTEYFRYVEWEKDSAVIFSELYDHRADPDEMVNLAFSPEWESVAAELSGLLHNGWESALPDLKQK from the coding sequence ATGAAAACTTCACGGATATTAACGACTGTATTTTCCGGATTGTTCATAGCGGGAGCCGCAGGTGCAGATGAGGATGCACGACCGAATGTGCTTTTTATTATGTCTGACGATCTGCGGACGGCATTAGGCTGTTACGGCAACCGGCAGGTGATCACTCCGAATATTGATCAGCTGGCTTCTTCAGGATTTGTTTTCCGGCGGAGTTACTGTCAGATGGCGGTTTGTAATGCGTCACGTTCCAGTTTGCTGACAGGATGGCGACTGGATTCTCTCCGATTTGAAAACAGCGGAAATTTTAGAAAAAACTCCCCGGGAATTATTACGCTTCCTCAGCATTTTAAAAACAACGGATATCACACAATAGGGATTGGGAAAATTTTTCATGGGGATGATGACGAGGTGATGTCGTGGAGCGAACCCTGGTGGACGCCGGATCGATCAGGGTATCTAAAGACCTGGGAGGAGCGGAGAGCGGAAGGTCAGAAGATGGGGCTTTCCGGAGAGAGGCTTCGGCAGTTTGTCCGTCCGGTTGTTGAATGCACCGATGCTGCTGACGAAGAATATAAAGACGGGATGATTGCCGGGCGGGCTCTTGAAGTAATGCGCAGAGTGAAAGACCGGCCGTTTTTTCTGGCCGTTGGATTCAGCCGTCCTCATTTGCCTTTTGCCTGTCCGAAAAAATACTGGGACTTGTATGACCGTGAAAAAATTAAAGCGGCAGAAAATCGCATACGGCCTGACGGGATTCCCGACTATACGGTGAATGGTCCTCTTGAAATAGAAAGTTACGGGAAGGTTCCTGTTGGCGCAGATGGAAGAGCGGATATTTCTGCAGATCAGGCAAAAGAGTTAACGCATGGCTATTATGCCAGTGTCAGTTTTGTCGATGCGCTGGTTGGAAAACTCCTGAATGAACTGCAACGGTTAGGGCTTGATAAAAAAACAATTGTGGTTCTGATCGGAGATCACGGATTTCATCTCGGCGAACGCGGACACTGGTCGAAATTTACAAATTACGAAGTGGATGCCGCTGCACCATTGATTGTTCGAGCCCCCAGCATGAAATACAGCGGGTACAGTACTTTAGCGATTACTGAATTTGTCGATATTTATCCATCGCTGTGCGAACTCGCCGGGCTGCCGCTGCCGGAACAGCGTCTGGAAGGGACCAGTTTTGTTCCTCTGGTGAACATCAATCCGGAGCTGCCATGGAAAAAAGCCGCATTCACCCAATATAATCGACCGGCTAATCATGGCGGGATGATCGGACGGGCGGTGAGAACGGAATATTTTCGCTATGTGGAATGGGAAAAAGATAGCGCAGTAATTTTTTCGGAATTGTATGATCATCGGGCTGACCCGGATGAAATGGTGAATCTTGCTTTCAGTCCCGAATGGGAGTCTGTTGCTGCCGAGCTGTCGGGCTTGTTGCATAATGGATGGGAGAGTGCACTTCCGGATCTGAAGCAAAAATAG
- a CDS encoding sulfatase, producing MNNITLSAVGVLAAGFATAAEQSRPNILFILSDDHSRQAISCYNDGRLNQTPNLDRIAHEGMRLDNVFCVSALSAPSRATILTGKHSHITGLTQLWDYMKRAPTVFDNSQDTIATYMQQAGYQTAVVGKWHLNCTPRNFDYYNVLIGPWGQGEYFDPDFNENGTERTYTGRYVTDVITEESLRWLEESRDREKPFMLFVHHKAPHAICEPDQKHKGMYDDVVFPEPDTINDDYAGRLAAAASDQRLDKWTPYVRKAPKGLSPEKLRSFVYQAYMRDYCSVIASIDDNVGRMLNYLEKTGELDNTVVMYSSDQGMFLGDHGWYNKMFMYEEPIRMPLLIRYPKEIAAGSVSSTMILNVDFAQTMLDLAGIPAPRDMQGKSFRPAFSGKTPADWRDSFFYQHYGEWVAPHYGVRTDRYKLIYFYNDPDHPEWELFDLKNDPKELSNVHNNPEYAGVVKEMHKKLQAVQKECGYMKEVDDGVMMRWRKRLADKKRWEKNK from the coding sequence ATGAATAATATAACATTATCCGCGGTAGGTGTACTGGCGGCTGGTTTTGCAACCGCAGCAGAGCAGTCACGCCCGAATATCCTGTTTATTCTTAGCGATGACCATTCGCGGCAGGCGATCAGTTGCTATAACGACGGCAGATTGAACCAGACGCCGAATCTCGACCGGATTGCACATGAGGGAATGCGGCTCGACAACGTATTCTGTGTCAGCGCGCTTAGCGCACCGAGCCGTGCAACAATTCTTACCGGAAAACATTCTCATATCACCGGATTGACTCAACTGTGGGACTATATGAAACGTGCGCCCACGGTGTTTGATAATTCGCAGGATACGATTGCAACCTATATGCAGCAGGCGGGTTATCAGACTGCCGTGGTTGGCAAATGGCACCTCAACTGCACGCCGCGGAATTTCGATTATTACAACGTCTTAATCGGGCCGTGGGGACAGGGGGAATATTTTGATCCGGATTTCAATGAAAACGGAACAGAACGGACGTATACGGGACGTTACGTAACCGATGTGATCACAGAGGAAAGCCTGCGCTGGCTTGAGGAATCACGCGATCGTGAAAAACCGTTCATGCTCTTTGTTCATCACAAAGCACCGCACGCCATCTGCGAGCCGGATCAGAAACACAAAGGAATGTACGACGACGTTGTTTTTCCAGAGCCGGATACGATCAACGATGATTATGCCGGCCGGCTTGCCGCAGCCGCATCCGATCAACGGCTGGACAAGTGGACCCCTTATGTGAGAAAGGCTCCGAAAGGGTTGTCACCGGAAAAATTGCGCTCGTTTGTATATCAGGCGTACATGAGAGATTATTGTTCCGTGATTGCTTCTATTGACGACAATGTAGGACGCATGCTGAACTATCTTGAAAAAACAGGAGAACTGGATAACACCGTCGTCATGTATTCGTCTGATCAGGGAATGTTTCTTGGAGATCACGGTTGGTATAATAAAATGTTCATGTATGAAGAGCCGATCCGCATGCCGTTACTGATCCGTTATCCAAAAGAAATTGCCGCTGGTTCGGTCAGCAGTACCATGATACTGAATGTAGACTTCGCTCAGACAATGCTCGATCTTGCCGGAATTCCCGCCCCGCGCGACATGCAGGGAAAATCATTCCGCCCGGCATTTTCCGGAAAAACCCCGGCAGACTGGCGTGACAGTTTTTTCTATCAGCACTACGGGGAGTGGGTTGCCCCGCATTACGGTGTGCGCACAGATCGTTATAAGCTGATCTATTTTTATAACGATCCTGATCATCCGGAATGGGAGCTTTTCGATCTGAAAAACGATCCAAAAGAACTCAGCAATGTCCATAATAATCCCGAATATGCCGGTGTCGTAAAAGAAATGCACAAAAAACTTCAGGCAGTTCAGAAAGAGTGCGGATACATGAAAGAAGTTGACGACGGTGTAATGATGCGCTGGCGTAAACGGCTGGCCGACAAAAAACGCTGGGAAAAGAACAAATAG
- a CDS encoding sulfatase-like hydrolase/transferase, whose amino-acid sequence MKICVSLYCGLTAAAVSGMSAVNSSAEVKRPNLLLIYIDDLGDRFLGCYREDGQNSDTPNIDRLASTGVRMTDGYVTASICTPSRAAVLTGRYQQTFGIYGNPDAFAGMPDNVNMLADHLSSYGYSCGWVGKSHLGWNMNPLDRNFDYFCGFLGGWHDYYRADAGHIWTDEAGQAWVYENRTPLKEIKYLTEEFTDRSLAFMERSQQAGTPWALYLAYNAVHSPTQAPWDTVKDLGGEKITSWNLRRAMVMSLDKGIGRLLDFLEKSGSRNNTLVFFIGDNGGTGNSYRSGKGSLYEGGIRVPYLVSLPGILPQGKVYSRPVSSLDVIPTFLSLAGLAVPDRLDGTDLTPYLTGQRQGDPHQVLFWQYSGDNPDSVIRFAVRQDHWKLVRDLNQPDAVELYNLRDDVSEKTNLIEQHPEVAASMQQLRSQWEKKIVPPLVPPGRRGSPWVEELKQAGRGWQEIRDKINKTRNQEAMDAMRIYWEKERNKDEEDQCGL is encoded by the coding sequence ATGAAAATATGCGTCAGTTTATATTGCGGTCTTACAGCCGCTGCTGTGTCCGGGATGTCTGCGGTCAATTCTTCGGCAGAGGTGAAACGCCCGAATCTGCTGTTGATTTATATTGATGATCTGGGAGATCGTTTTCTTGGATGTTACCGGGAAGACGGCCAAAATTCTGATACACCGAACATTGACAGGCTGGCGTCGACCGGTGTCCGGATGACAGACGGCTATGTGACGGCATCAATCTGTACGCCGTCGCGCGCGGCGGTTCTGACCGGACGGTATCAGCAGACATTCGGAATATACGGCAATCCGGATGCTTTTGCCGGGATGCCGGACAACGTGAACATGCTGGCAGATCACCTTAGTTCATATGGGTATTCGTGCGGATGGGTGGGTAAATCCCATCTGGGATGGAACATGAATCCGCTGGATCGCAACTTTGATTATTTCTGCGGATTTCTAGGCGGCTGGCATGATTATTATCGGGCGGATGCGGGGCATATATGGACGGATGAAGCCGGGCAGGCTTGGGTATATGAAAACAGAACGCCCTTAAAGGAAATCAAGTATCTGACTGAAGAGTTTACAGATCGCTCTCTGGCTTTTATGGAGCGCAGTCAGCAGGCCGGAACTCCCTGGGCGCTGTATCTGGCATATAATGCGGTGCATTCGCCTACGCAGGCTCCCTGGGATACGGTCAAGGACCTGGGCGGAGAAAAGATAACCAGCTGGAATTTGCGTCGCGCGATGGTTATGTCTCTGGATAAGGGTATCGGACGGCTTCTGGATTTTCTTGAAAAATCCGGAAGCCGGAATAACACGTTGGTGTTTTTCATAGGCGATAACGGTGGAACCGGAAATTCCTACCGGTCCGGTAAGGGATCGCTGTATGAAGGCGGCATCCGCGTTCCGTATCTGGTCAGTCTGCCGGGGATATTGCCCCAGGGTAAAGTTTATTCAAGACCGGTCTCATCACTGGATGTCATTCCCACTTTTTTATCTCTGGCCGGTCTGGCGGTGCCTGACCGGCTGGATGGGACAGATCTGACACCCTACCTTACTGGACAGCGGCAGGGTGATCCTCATCAGGTTCTTTTCTGGCAGTACTCAGGAGATAATCCGGACAGTGTCATTCGTTTTGCGGTTCGGCAGGATCATTGGAAACTTGTCCGCGACCTGAATCAGCCGGATGCTGTGGAGTTGTATAACCTGAGGGACGATGTTTCAGAAAAAACAAATTTGATCGAACAGCATCCGGAAGTCGCGGCGTCTATGCAGCAGCTCCGTTCGCAGTGGGAAAAGAAGATTGTTCCTCCGCTGGTTCCTCCGGGCAGACGAGGATCTCCGTGGGTGGAAGAACTGAAGCAGGCAGGCAGGGGCTGGCAGGAAATAAGGGATAAAATAAATAAAACCAGGAATCAGGAAGCAATGGATGCAATGCGGATTTATTGGGAAAAAGAAAGAAATAAAGATGAAGAGGATCAATGTGGATTATAG
- a CDS encoding discoidin domain-containing protein, with protein sequence MDALPEQGCFAEFAIDGNLNTYARTEFPGPWDFTIDLQTKASGINRIVFSPDTERYASEYKIQISDDNWTWIDLVVQSNGTGNSCSYEIFPEASGRYIKITVAAQSGLQSHIIRNVEVFGYAGEYCKAFPFDPPERPEIIFKLIVGRDTDFLWKYRYNPEEIFARFDRVYQSVQPLLKHYNLSFVICPSLFYSNTDDEGYGREVTPVYTIDPVLISLLDEFEARSWNYSSKDCAPGFHLMVYSSDASHQQEEFDIPWPPLNRAEYSTDGHKGMTLDIQTARDLKFRYPRTFCGIVFHELLGSNRRWLNGGDGGIPKDDEAIRAWADFCRDYGLELVWGDPKWTASGLPEGNSIFVNDSNYTANTEIWADVLAYTRTACGSNAVFVINNNNFNLADSLMRYGDVVTNSAAGVPSWLQFNLPFKQHPVFDWAEQGFRWGQNLQDWFWRSGVKNYATVNWIQNFFNPCMPMEIVSAGMAGALAHNASVIYLESPGYFWHGPVTTPVTVSDEYEPTYQFHRFVNFATNIQNDISGTNGINFYFDSDTQRMSENSLLNPPDNYDQSTLIFYRTDVPALPQTFDCYNGKIMFHEHAVPSVPVNCFTDRISRVVRLENYGCGLEGLLVERLNNRGRRDIEIHALNGHAKFYQNDARFNTDFVYITAANLISEKILQNRGDLDELIVLRNESGALVPYVYQLYLDRNHDYRLSALTEEESIAVVTNAIGGELPSPEKFLGLVVAKHQVSIKNTNTRPLDRLVILTANGTSCRLQTKQLFKNSAMQLDIENHWLTDAHGHLHVASMDINRNFREEVVLIQQTGDSHIKAVFYEAGDSKFKKIHSRIFPVEPDGTTDDCWNQLYRAPQSDRSTVFSNVELSGSASLFYSS encoded by the coding sequence ATGGATGCGTTGCCGGAACAGGGATGTTTCGCCGAATTTGCAATTGACGGAAACTTAAATACATACGCCCGTACTGAATTCCCGGGACCATGGGATTTTACGATTGATCTGCAAACAAAAGCATCCGGTATAAACCGGATTGTGTTCTCGCCGGACACAGAACGGTACGCCTCTGAGTATAAAATTCAGATATCGGACGACAACTGGACATGGATTGATCTGGTTGTACAAAGCAACGGCACAGGAAATTCCTGTTCCTATGAAATTTTTCCGGAGGCATCGGGGCGGTACATAAAAATTACAGTTGCGGCGCAAAGCGGCTTACAAAGTCATATAATCCGTAATGTTGAAGTTTTCGGATATGCCGGCGAATATTGTAAAGCGTTTCCGTTCGACCCGCCGGAGCGCCCGGAAATTATTTTTAAACTGATCGTTGGACGGGACACAGATTTTCTTTGGAAATACAGATATAATCCGGAAGAAATTTTTGCGCGCTTCGACCGGGTTTACCAGTCAGTTCAGCCGCTTTTGAAACACTATAATCTCTCATTTGTAATCTGCCCGAGTCTGTTCTATTCCAACACGGATGACGAAGGCTACGGACGCGAAGTCACTCCGGTTTATACCATTGATCCCGTTCTGATTTCATTACTGGATGAATTTGAAGCCAGAAGCTGGAACTATTCCAGTAAAGACTGCGCGCCGGGATTTCATCTGATGGTATATTCATCGGATGCATCTCATCAGCAGGAAGAATTTGACATCCCATGGCCCCCGTTAAACCGTGCCGAGTATTCCACGGATGGACACAAGGGCATGACGCTCGATATTCAAACCGCGCGTGATCTGAAATTCCGCTATCCGCGCACATTCTGCGGCATTGTTTTCCATGAACTGCTTGGCAGCAACCGCCGGTGGCTGAACGGCGGTGATGGCGGTATTCCCAAAGATGATGAAGCCATCCGCGCCTGGGCTGATTTCTGCCGCGACTACGGTTTGGAACTGGTCTGGGGCGATCCGAAGTGGACCGCTTCCGGGCTGCCTGAAGGAAACAGCATTTTTGTGAACGACTCCAACTACACAGCTAACACCGAAATCTGGGCCGATGTGCTGGCATACACCCGGACGGCTTGCGGCTCAAATGCTGTTTTTGTAATCAACAACAACAATTTTAACCTTGCCGATTCGCTGATGCGCTATGGCGACGTGGTGACAAACTCTGCTGCCGGTGTACCGTCATGGCTTCAGTTTAATCTGCCGTTTAAACAGCATCCGGTTTTTGACTGGGCAGAACAGGGGTTTCGATGGGGACAGAATCTTCAAGACTGGTTCTGGAGGAGCGGGGTAAAAAATTATGCAACCGTCAACTGGATTCAGAATTTTTTTAATCCCTGTATGCCTATGGAAATTGTTTCTGCCGGAATGGCTGGTGCGCTGGCTCACAACGCATCCGTCATCTATTTAGAATCGCCGGGATATTTTTGGCACGGACCGGTCACAACACCTGTTACCGTTAGCGACGAGTATGAACCGACGTATCAGTTTCATCGTTTTGTCAACTTCGCGACTAATATTCAGAACGATATTTCCGGTACAAACGGAATCAATTTTTATTTTGATTCCGACACACAGCGGATGAGTGAAAACTCGTTGTTGAATCCGCCGGATAATTATGATCAGAGCACGCTGATTTTTTACCGGACCGATGTCCCCGCGCTGCCGCAGACGTTCGACTGCTATAACGGAAAAATTATGTTCCACGAACACGCGGTGCCGTCTGTTCCCGTTAACTGTTTCACTGACCGCATAAGTCGCGTCGTCCGGCTGGAAAATTATGGTTGCGGATTGGAAGGATTACTTGTCGAGCGCCTGAATAACCGCGGCAGGCGTGACATCGAAATTCACGCGCTCAACGGGCATGCTAAATTTTACCAGAATGATGCTCGCTTTAATACGGACTTTGTCTATATCACCGCCGCTAATCTTATTTCCGAAAAGATTCTTCAGAATCGGGGTGACCTCGATGAACTCATTGTTCTTCGCAACGAATCCGGCGCGCTGGTGCCGTATGTTTATCAACTTTATCTGGATCGCAACCATGATTACCGCCTGAGTGCTCTCACAGAAGAGGAAAGCATTGCTGTCGTCACGAATGCGATTGGCGGCGAACTGCCTTCACCGGAAAAATTCCTCGGTCTGGTTGTTGCCAAACACCAGGTCTCCATAAAAAACACCAATACCCGACCGCTGGACCGCCTCGTAATTCTGACAGCAAACGGTACCTCCTGCCGCCTGCAGACAAAACAACTGTTTAAAAACTCCGCCATGCAGCTTGACATAGAAAATCACTGGCTGACGGACGCACACGGACATCTGCATGTTGCATCGATGGACATCAACCGGAACTTCCGCGAAGAGGTTGTGCTCATTCAGCAAACCGGCGATTCACATATCAAAGCAGTGTTTTATGAGGCCGGCGATTCTAAATTTAAAAAAATCCATTCCCGAATATTCCCCGTGGAACCTGACGGAACGACTGACGACTGCTGGAATCAGTTATATCGAGCGCCGCAGTCAGACCGGTCAACCGTTTTTTCTAACGTTGAACTATCAGGATCCGCATCCTTATTTTACAGCTCCTGA
- a CDS encoding sulfatase-like hydrolase/transferase, giving the protein MSYIERRSQTGQPFFLTLNYQDPHPYFTAPEPYDTLFSPDQFTLPSNFRREPVAGEPRRLEIWREHSRSRDAGEEDFKKAMAMYCGQIRYVDDQLGRVLDKLEELNLLESTIVLFWSDHGEFIGDYGVTHKMAAYYDSLIRIPMILRDPSGRIPTGRNHHIIEAMDIFATILDLCGIPQPSGSRAYSLLRENYMPRTDAYAEGGLLIPPVDDPIPGLRLRAPSPPTQFGPGAMLRTDQWKLCVHGYDCRELYDLGSDPHETNNLYNNPTYATIIRDLTNRLVQRMLCYGQAPEHLPRPLIKKIACNGIPIWNKAASAVMQCTGMLPGNKRSGE; this is encoded by the coding sequence ATCAGTTATATCGAGCGCCGCAGTCAGACCGGTCAACCGTTTTTTCTAACGTTGAACTATCAGGATCCGCATCCTTATTTTACAGCTCCTGAACCATACGATACGCTCTTTTCTCCTGATCAGTTTACGCTGCCTTCTAACTTTCGCCGCGAGCCGGTTGCGGGCGAGCCGCGGCGTTTAGAGATTTGGCGGGAGCACTCACGTTCACGGGATGCCGGTGAAGAGGACTTCAAAAAAGCGATGGCCATGTACTGTGGACAAATCCGTTATGTGGATGATCAGCTGGGACGGGTGCTTGATAAACTGGAAGAACTGAATCTGCTGGAAAGTACAATTGTTCTGTTTTGGAGCGATCATGGCGAGTTCATTGGTGATTATGGAGTAACCCATAAAATGGCCGCCTACTATGACAGCCTGATACGGATTCCCATGATTCTCCGGGACCCGAGTGGACGGATTCCAACCGGCAGGAATCATCATATTATCGAAGCCATGGATATTTTTGCGACCATTCTGGATTTATGCGGCATTCCACAGCCGTCCGGCAGCCGCGCGTACAGCCTGTTGAGAGAGAATTACATGCCGCGTACCGACGCATATGCGGAAGGCGGATTGTTGATTCCACCTGTGGACGACCCCATTCCTGGACTCAGACTTCGGGCCCCGTCACCACCGACGCAGTTTGGCCCCGGTGCCATGCTCCGCACTGATCAGTGGAAACTATGTGTGCACGGCTACGACTGCAGGGAACTGTATGATTTAGGAAGCGACCCGCACGAAACCAATAATCTGTATAACAATCCGACTTACGCAACCATTATCCGCGATTTAACGAATCGTCTGGTTCAACGCATGTTATGCTACGGACAAGCACCTGAGCATCTTCCTCGTCCATTGATTAAGAAAATAGCATGCAATGGGATTCCCATATGGAATAAAGCTGCTTCGGCCGTGATGCAATGTACAGGTATGCTTCCTGGCAATAAACGTTCCGGGGAATAG
- a CDS encoding sulfatase gives MKKAGALSWLYVAGVAGGIQAFGNQQKISPNVLFIAIDDLNDWVGCFGGNPQAKTPNIDRLAASGIKFTNAYCDAPACGPSRAALLTGIRPNRSGVYLNNHKSWLRSEVLHAAVQLPKHFHDNGYYTAITGKIHHERWLELIGEDEGWETAWPSRKNVVPDSPWPRHPDGTPPPMRRGPRDKFSDFDWYPLDCELEEMAEVKSASWIKEQLQIEYDRPFFIACGFQKPHVPWFVPRRFFDMHPLDQIQLPEIKFDDLDDVPEIAKRNAYCYSGLYEMLRDNGLEKEAVQAYLAATSYADYCVGLLLDALEDSAYKDNTIIVLWSDHGFHLGEKTRWSKYSLWNEATRCLLMWNAPGITKENMESTIPVNLSDMYPTLVELCGLPNPVQQFDGMSLVPFMKNPALKSEHPAMTAHHYKCYSLRNEEWRYTVYANGTEELYNEISDPLEWTNLARDPEYESVKNSLRKWLPQESAPALKKMNIVSPRKLANGGENE, from the coding sequence ATGAAAAAAGCAGGCGCACTTAGCTGGCTTTATGTCGCCGGAGTTGCCGGTGGAATCCAAGCATTTGGAAATCAGCAGAAAATCTCTCCGAATGTTTTGTTCATAGCGATTGATGATTTAAATGACTGGGTGGGGTGCTTTGGCGGGAACCCGCAGGCAAAAACGCCGAATATCGACCGGCTGGCCGCGTCCGGAATTAAATTCACGAATGCTTATTGTGACGCACCTGCGTGCGGGCCGTCGCGGGCTGCGCTGCTCACCGGCATTCGCCCGAACCGTTCAGGAGTTTATCTGAACAATCATAAAAGCTGGCTGCGGTCAGAAGTTCTGCATGCGGCGGTACAGCTTCCAAAACATTTTCACGATAACGGTTACTACACTGCAATTACCGGGAAAATTCATCATGAACGCTGGCTGGAACTCATTGGAGAAGATGAAGGCTGGGAAACGGCATGGCCTTCGAGAAAAAATGTGGTGCCGGACAGTCCGTGGCCGAGGCACCCGGATGGAACACCGCCGCCGATGCGTCGCGGACCGCGTGATAAGTTCAGTGATTTTGATTGGTATCCTCTCGATTGCGAACTCGAAGAAATGGCCGAAGTAAAATCAGCAAGCTGGATTAAAGAACAGCTTCAAATTGAATACGACCGACCGTTTTTCATTGCCTGTGGATTTCAAAAACCGCATGTGCCGTGGTTTGTGCCACGCCGGTTTTTTGATATGCATCCACTGGATCAGATTCAGCTTCCAGAAATAAAGTTTGATGACCTGGACGACGTACCGGAAATTGCAAAGCGGAATGCCTACTGCTATAGCGGGCTTTACGAAATGCTGCGCGATAACGGACTGGAAAAAGAAGCGGTGCAGGCCTATCTTGCTGCGACATCATACGCGGACTATTGCGTCGGGCTGCTGCTGGATGCGCTGGAAGACAGTGCATATAAAGATAATACGATTATTGTTCTGTGGAGTGACCACGGGTTTCATCTCGGCGAAAAAACCAGATGGAGTAAATATAGTTTATGGAATGAGGCCACCCGTTGCCTGCTGATGTGGAACGCGCCGGGAATTACAAAGGAAAATATGGAATCCACCATTCCGGTAAATTTATCTGATATGTACCCGACTCTGGTTGAGCTGTGCGGATTGCCGAATCCGGTTCAGCAGTTCGATGGTATGTCGCTTGTTCCGTTTATGAAAAATCCGGCGTTAAAATCAGAACATCCTGCAATGACCGCACATCATTATAAATGTTACAGTCTGCGCAATGAAGAGTGGCGCTATACGGTTTACGCCAACGGTACAGAAGAGTTGTATAATGAAATCAGTGACCCGCTGGAATGGACGAATCTTGCCAGAGATCCGGAATATGAGTCGGTAAAAAACTCACTGCGAAAATGGCTGCCGCAGGAAAGTGCGCCGGCGCTGAAAAAGATGAACATTGTCTCGCCCCGAAAACTGGCGAATGGAGGAGAAAATGAATAA